Below is a genomic region from Cotesia glomerata isolate CgM1 linkage group LG5, MPM_Cglom_v2.3, whole genome shotgun sequence.
GATAGAATCTCCCTCGCGAATCTGGTAGCTGGGGGACTTGTATTTCTCTTTCTGGGCTCCTGTGAAAGGTCTTACGTTACCACCGACCATGTAGTAGTGCAGAGTGTCTGGAATGCTGCTCAAATCAGCTCCACCACCGCGTCCTAGGACCACGAGACCAAGCGCAAGTCCAGCTGCTAGTGAGTAAGATTCTCGGTCGACGCAGTTCTTCATCTCTGGACCTGGTGGTCGACCTATTTCTGAAAGCAAAGCGTGAGAAATGTGCCGGTGGCCTGTTCCTTCGTAGACCAGCCCGACTCCCATCAACGCGGCGACGTGGACATTCTGCTGGACGTTTAGTTCAATGCTGGTGGGTGGTAAAAGTGTCTCCACATGAAGAGACAGTAGCTTGGTCATAGACACGTCCATTGTTCCACGGTGGGTTGCAGAGAGACCCAGAAGAAGTCCAACGTTAGTAGTTTCATGGCACTCAACCAAGTACTCGTAAGTGCTGATAGGCGCCAGCTTCTTCAGGTGTCCGTTGAGCCCTAGCGCCATCAGGAAACCCGAGTGTTCAATTCCGCATTCGTTCTGTTGGTGTTTGTTGTAGACAATCCAGGTAGAATCAATGTCCAATGCATCGGGATGGATACGAAGGCCCGCAGCTACTCCATTGTGGAACAGCGGCCACAGGTTCATGTTCGGTGGAACGTCAATGTGGCACAGTTCTATTGTAGTCCCTCTCAGAGCTGTTTTACCCGTTAAACAGAGCCGGGGAATCGGTAGTTGTTCGGTTATTATCGGGGTAGAAGTTCTCAGAGTGAACATTCCCCTAGCGACAGGCAGCGCCATCGTGCGTGAACAGACTGCGCAGAGATACCGTTCCTGTTCCTCTATAAAGTCGTGATCAGTTACTTCAGGTCGCTGGGTTATCGAAATCCGAACTGGCTTTGAGGAATTTAACATGCGACGTAGTTCGGTGACTCGGTGATCTTTATTGAAACGTAGTTTTAAAATAGTATCGTCGAAACTCATGCCGTCATCTTGCTCGGGGTCCCGGATCGAGCAGACTCCGGTTGTTTCGTCGTCGGCTTTGTTAGAACTGGAGTGTTTTTCCAAAGCAGCTAGGTCCTGACGATCCACCAACTCGTATGCTTCCACTGGCCAGTTAGAAGGCGGACGCTCGCGACACCTGTACATTACGTCTCTCAGCAGAATTGAAATTCCTGGAGGTAAAATCTCGAGATCTTTCTTGGTTAATTCCATCTCATGGAAGAGCAAAACTATACGATCAGCTACTGGAGATTCTACTCGATTAAATTCTTTGTCTTTGTCCTTAACTGGATCTTGGTAATCAACTCTGCTGCCGGCTGGCGTCACTGTTTTTACGAACTGATCAAGATTTAGACTGCTAACCTTTGACTCTGCTGCCAGAAGCGCTATTAGCGAGATTATGGTCTTGGTACGCGGATTTACACGCGCTAAAATTGGATAAGGAGGGACTTCAGAGCCCTTGAGAAGGCTGTTGAGAGTGCTGAAGATACTTGGAGGCTTCTCGGGAACATAGTTTGGTACAGATATCTTGGCCAGGTCTTGCTGAGTCATCTGCGACAGTTCTTGCTTCGAACAGTGAGTAGGATAGTCCAGTAAGTAATGGTACGAgtaccaattaaatttcaaatctctGCTCAGGTGGTTCAGCAATTGCACTAGCAACGGTCTGCTTTCCGCCATGACACAGTTGAGCTTCAATTCCTCGTATAGTAAATGAAGCGAAAAAAGAACCACCGGCATATGAGGAAACAAAACAGCCGAGCTGGTGATTCTTCCAACCTCAGGTTTCTTGTCAGCTTTCGGTTTACGAAGTTCTTCAGCACCCTCGTTGAATTTAGTCAAGTGCAGAACATTTTCTAAGAAAAACTGACACTGTTTATGCTCACCAGAGTTCAAAATATACAACCAGTCTTCATCAGAGCCACAATCGCTAGTCTTAGCCTTCTTTGGAACGATAATTGGGCTGCTACCAGAGCAGTCatcatcattttttcttatcaacTGCAACTTGTCAACATCATAACCCATAAGTGTCAGCAGCGTGACTATAAACAACTGCCATTCTTCTTCTATCGTAAAATCTTGAGGTCCAGGAGCATTTCTTGCTCCATACCACTTCACCAGCAATTGCATAGCCAGCTCCCGTTGCAAAACAGTCTTTAAAACCTGCAAGCACTCTCTAACTAACGGTGAGCTACTTGATTTAGGTAAAGTGAtgcgataaaataatttattaccatATTCAAGAGTTAGCTGATTACCTACTGCGTCTTTGAGCCCAACAAGCCCAGCATCCACGCTGTCCAGCATCGGTGGTCGTACACAAGCTCCAACTGGACTCAAAGTATGCAGAGCTTCCTCAAATTTGACGTCCGCAGCGGTATTCTGTGATATCATCGAGCTTCTGCGTGGAAACGGCGAGCTGACACCTGTTCTGGGGGTCAAAAAGTAGTTACAGCCCATCGAGGGTGTGCTGGTGATGTGGACCTTCCCTATACAGGTCACTCCCGAGTAGAGAGTCACTCCATTAGAAGAATCAATTATCGCGATCATGTTCAGCGAACTGAGACTCACCGCGTCTTTTGCAATGATGCTAGTAGACATCCCGAAGATTATCTGCTGCTGCTTGTTGGTCTTCTCCATCCTGACAATAAATAACTGAGTTTTTGAAGGCACCAGGTAGCCCAGGTAACTCTGCCCGACAAGGTCTGTCGTCAGGAAGACTTTGGAGGCCTTATCAGCAGCTCTGTCGACTTCTTTGAACGCAGCTTCTGTCCATACGTGGTCTAGGCAAATTTCTGGATAGAGTGGCTTACTGGAGACCATCGGGGCCTCTGGAAGCATAAAACTATTGCAGCTGCTAGGGTTGTGCTGCGAGTGACACAGCATTGAAGCCATAACTGTCTGGTGGAGCCGATTCTGGTGCATTGACCCGCCGGCTAACGGAGAAAATGTATGAGTTGGTGACTGGCAGCGCGATATCGTGGCCATCGGACTCTGAGACCTTGAATGGGCGCTCTGGTGAGCCTGAGCTGGTGATACTCCTCCAGAGCAAGATGTCGTGTAAGACGTTCCTCGGGATCCAAACGGACTGCTGGACATACCCAGACCGCTCAACTGCGGGTTTGGAAGCCCAAACATACTTACCGATTTAGGGTTGCTCTTGTTGCCATGCAGAGGCGACGCGATGCTCATCATGCTGGCTGTCACGTCGTAAACTACCTGACGTTCTTCTACCGACGACTTTCTGATCTTGTAGACAGAGTGGAGGCCGGTCTTGGTGTCGTAAATCACCGCCAATGAGGGTTCAGAGCtggtgaaaataatttttaggttAGTATCACGCATGTAGCTAACTCCACCGTGCTTTATCAGCAGCGGACATATTTCATCAAGCGGGTGAGTTAGTGAATAAGCTGTTGGCAAATTTTCCTCGTTTATCGACGATTTTACTGAAGATTTTTCCATCAATATCCCAAACTTAGTGGGCCAGACTGCGGATACTTTGAACTGCAGACTAGTCATGTAGTCCTCACCGTCGGGAGTGAATACTCGCAGAGTGTGAGTATCCAGCAGACAAATGCACTCAATAGTCTGATCGTCTTTAACCTCATcttcatttttgtttttgtgtTTGTCGACTAAATTTGGGGTCGTGGTGCAAAACTTGCACCAAAGAGCGTGTTTTATGTCTGACTCGAGGCAAAATGACTTCTGGAGTACCCGGGTCGAGGGCGAGCCTTGGGTGTGCACTGCGACTTTACCTGAACAGTAGAGTTCTTCTTCGCCACAGGTTTTGTTCTCGCGGACTATCCAGAATTCTTTCGGAGATTTCGCGGATATGTTTACCTGACTGAATTTTTGTAACAGGACGCTGTCCTGTGTCGGGGGAGATTGCGAGTTCAGGTGGTGGATCACAGGACCAGGATGCCGCTGGTATGTCTGTCGTCCACCTGGTGTATATTCctggtaaaatttttagttgtaattttattttttatttttaattgtcagtttaaattaaaatgatggaaatttgtaaatatttaccagtGGATCTGATGCGGCGATCATTATTTCCTCGGTTTCATCCAGATTTgcagatatttaaataataaatccgTGGTAAAGtgtgattataattttattttatatttttttattacttgcagtatttttaatcagtatttatattctttatttatttgtttgtttgtttattttcggACAAGTTTTTAGGTTAAGTTACATTTTACCGACAGACTGAAAGCGGGAACTGTAGTTTTAAATTCTTCTTGTgtaagagagaaaaaaaatgtctatCATGCGTCTCATttgatttaacatttaataaaagctataaataattaaaatttaaaggtaaaataaaaaatattcatataagtggataaaat
It encodes:
- the LOC123265090 gene encoding anaphase-promoting complex subunit 1, with the protein product MIAASDPLEYTPGGRQTYQRHPGPVIHHLNSQSPPTQDSVLLQKFSQVNISAKSPKEFWIVRENKTCGEEELYCSGKVAVHTQGSPSTRVLQKSFCLESDIKHALWCKFCTTTPNLVDKHKNKNEDEVKDDQTIECICLLDTHTLRVFTPDGEDYMTSLQFKVSAVWPTKFGILMEKSSVKSSINEENLPTAYSLTHPLDEICPLLIKHGGVSYMRDTNLKIIFTSSEPSLAVIYDTKTGLHSVYKIRKSSVEERQVVYDVTASMMSIASPLHGNKSNPKSVSMFGLPNPQLSGLGMSSSPFGSRGTSYTTSCSGGVSPAQAHQSAHSRSQSPMATISRCQSPTHTFSPLAGGSMHQNRLHQTVMASMLCHSQHNPSSCNSFMLPEAPMVSSKPLYPEICLDHVWTEAAFKEVDRAADKASKVFLTTDLVGQSYLGYLVPSKTQLFIVRMEKTNKQQQIIFGMSTSIIAKDAVSLSSLNMIAIIDSSNGVTLYSGVTCIGKVHITSTPSMGCNYFLTPRTGVSSPFPRRSSMISQNTAADVKFEEALHTLSPVGACVRPPMLDSVDAGLVGLKDAVGNQLTLEYGNKLFYRITLPKSSSSPLVRECLQVLKTVLQRELAMQLLVKWYGARNAPGPQDFTIEEEWQLFIVTLLTLMGYDVDKLQLIRKNDDDCSGSSPIIVPKKAKTSDCGSDEDWLYILNSGEHKQCQFFLENVLHLTKFNEGAEELRKPKADKKPEVGRITSSAVLFPHMPVVLFSLHLLYEELKLNCVMAESRPLLVQLLNHLSRDLKFNWYSYHYLLDYPTHCSKQELSQMTQQDLAKISVPNYVPEKPPSIFSTLNSLLKGSEVPPYPILARVNPRTKTIISLIALLAAESKVSSLNLDQFVKTVTPAGSRVDYQDPVKDKDKEFNRVESPVADRIVLLFHEMELTKKDLEILPPGISILLRDVMYRCRERPPSNWPVEAYELVDRQDLAALEKHSSSNKADDETTGVCSIRDPEQDDGMSFDDTILKLRFNKDHRVTELRRMLNSSKPVRISITQRPEVTDHDFIEEQERYLCAVCSRTMALPVARGMFTLRTSTPIITEQLPIPRLCLTGKTALRGTTIELCHIDVPPNMNLWPLFHNGVAAGLRIHPDALDIDSTWIVYNKHQQNECGIEHSGFLMALGLNGHLKKLAPISTYEYLVECHETTNVGLLLGLSATHRGTMDVSMTKLLSLHVETLLPPTSIELNVQQNVHVAALMGVGLVYEGTGHRHISHALLSEIGRPPGPEMKNCVDRESYSLAAGLALGLVVLGRGGGADLSSIPDTLHYYMVGGNVRPFTGAQKEKYKSPSYQIREGDSINTDVTSPGATIALGLMYFNSKNRAVAEWMRAPDTQYLLDFVRPDLLMLRILAHSLILWDEIEPTKAWVSSHVPDIVYKYRLQKPTPEITQHVDLETMNQAYCNIIAGACMALGLKFAGTANENAFKTLFNYTQMFTALSHKSIGELAGKSTIETCLNVTLLSAAVVMAGTGNLDIMRICRQIRTRVGPASSVVTYGSHLATHMALGLIFLGGGRYTLSNSPNAVAVLIISLFPKFPTHSNDNRYHLQALRHLYVLAAQPRLILPRDIDNKQYCYATVKLTFKSDKFTRGQEVVLKAPCLLPQLESLQKVELKDERYWEIIFERGHNWKLLEGMLNKCDSLDVKQKTGCLSYIEDPHGFRSLVAQTLTTENVIPWATKQDLITSFTNDETVLNIVKYFLQPTAEPKPRKKRIRRRPKKELDCSAEKMDVSDTSIMKIREQNSILNLGIYKDFRLQEKHFMQTLAVIVYECVIKDKISFMPLWINIYKSIEVIEKTPDAGLVWQIKLVSSYTMLKAQQQTQPLLRIESVLAIHQRLALIVDSWENEVKPLIESYRINGTIDKQNDMTLRKFSAYCTYFDIPYRLIYDSDINPIIKSLLQRIQRFPSIN